In Sphingomonas phyllosphaerae, one DNA window encodes the following:
- a CDS encoding class III extradiol ring-cleavage dioxygenase produces MIQAASVAPAPECMTMSVQPTYFIPHGGGPCFFMDDPRGVWSGMEAFLRSLPNSLAEKPKGILVVSGHWETDGFALTGAERPELIYDYYNFPPHTYQLRYDVPGSPALAARAAALLKDAGIPSSVDAKRGLDHGVFVPLKVAFPDADIPLIEMSVERGLNPALHVAAGRALAPLREEGVLILGSGMSFHNMRAYGDPRSTPGSQAFDQWLAESMELDGAQRAERLAHWADAPSARFAHPPAKEEHLLPLMVAAGAAEGEGARVYAEEVLSTAISGFRFN; encoded by the coding sequence ATGATCCAGGCGGCTTCCGTGGCGCCTGCACCGGAGTGTATGACCATGAGCGTCCAGCCTACCTACTTCATCCCGCATGGCGGCGGCCCCTGCTTCTTCATGGACGATCCGCGCGGCGTGTGGAGCGGTATGGAAGCGTTCCTGCGCAGCCTGCCGAACTCGCTTGCCGAGAAGCCCAAGGGTATCCTCGTCGTCTCGGGACATTGGGAGACGGACGGCTTTGCCTTGACCGGCGCCGAACGGCCCGAGCTGATCTACGACTATTACAACTTCCCGCCCCATACCTATCAGCTGCGCTACGACGTACCAGGCTCGCCCGCGCTCGCCGCCCGTGCCGCGGCCCTGCTCAAGGATGCGGGCATCCCCTCGTCTGTCGACGCGAAACGGGGCTTGGATCACGGCGTGTTCGTGCCCCTCAAGGTGGCCTTTCCGGATGCCGACATTCCGCTGATCGAGATGTCCGTCGAGCGGGGGCTGAACCCGGCCCTCCATGTCGCTGCCGGGCGCGCCCTCGCGCCGCTGCGTGAGGAAGGTGTGCTGATCCTGGGTTCGGGCATGAGCTTCCACAACATGCGCGCCTATGGCGACCCGCGCTCGACGCCCGGCTCGCAGGCGTTCGACCAGTGGCTGGCCGAGAGCATGGAACTGGATGGTGCGCAGCGAGCCGAGCGTCTGGCGCATTGGGCGGATGCGCCATCGGCGCGGTTCGCCCATCCGCCCGCCAAGGAGGAGCATCTGCTGCCCCTGATGGTCGCGGCCGGCGCGGCCGAAGGCGAAGGCGCCCGGGTCTATGCCGAGGAAGTGCTGTCGACCGCCATCTCGGGTTTCCGTTTCAACTGA
- a CDS encoding putative quinol monooxygenase translates to MTANVKIVAVLTARADTVDRLRALLDAMLKPSRAEPGNLRYDLWQDQSDPNRFVLDELYADADAVTAHRATPHFQNYLSQIGDLAERAAFVLNPVSAT, encoded by the coding sequence ATGACCGCCAACGTGAAGATCGTCGCCGTCCTAACCGCCCGTGCGGATACCGTCGACCGCCTGCGCGCTCTGCTCGACGCCATGCTAAAGCCAAGCCGTGCCGAACCGGGCAATTTGCGCTACGATCTCTGGCAGGACCAGAGCGATCCGAACCGCTTCGTCCTCGACGAGCTGTACGCGGACGCGGATGCGGTTACCGCCCACCGCGCGACGCCCCACTTCCAAAACTACCTCTCTCAGATCGGCGATCTGGCCGAGCGCGCCGCGTTTGTCCTCAACCCCGTCTCCGCGACCTAA
- a CDS encoding type 1 glutamine amidotransferase domain-containing protein, which translates to MSKGQVLVLGSNATQLGLRSGSTATVGQYLNETAVPALALLDAGYDIVLATPNGTKPHIDAGSDTKDHFGGDEAAYQRAKDFFASHPAMNDVRTLKSVVDEGLDGFVGVFVPGGHAPIVDLMQDRDAGTILRHFHAAAKPTALLCHGPVVVVSALDDAPAFRKALEEGDDAGAADLARDWIYSGYRMTVFSASEEKIAEEQVLKGELYFDMEKALRSAGGDVSVTDKNFASNVVVDRELITGQNPASDQAMADALIEALDRAAA; encoded by the coding sequence ATGAGCAAGGGTCAGGTTCTCGTTCTTGGATCGAACGCGACACAGCTCGGTCTGCGTAGTGGCAGTACCGCAACGGTCGGTCAGTATCTCAACGAAACGGCAGTCCCCGCGCTGGCACTGCTCGACGCCGGCTATGATATTGTTCTCGCTACGCCCAACGGGACCAAGCCGCACATCGATGCCGGTTCCGACACGAAGGACCACTTTGGCGGTGATGAGGCGGCATACCAGCGCGCCAAGGACTTCTTCGCCAGCCACCCGGCCATGAACGACGTCCGCACGCTGAAATCGGTCGTCGACGAGGGTCTGGACGGCTTCGTTGGCGTGTTCGTGCCGGGAGGTCACGCGCCCATCGTCGATCTGATGCAGGACCGCGATGCGGGCACGATCCTCCGTCACTTCCACGCGGCGGCCAAGCCGACCGCGCTCCTCTGCCACGGACCGGTGGTCGTTGTCTCCGCGCTCGACGATGCTCCGGCCTTCCGCAAGGCGCTGGAGGAAGGCGATGACGCCGGGGCGGCCGACCTGGCGCGAGACTGGATCTACTCAGGCTACCGCATGACCGTCTTCTCGGCGAGCGAGGAGAAGATCGCTGAGGAGCAAGTGCTGAAGGGCGAACTCTACTTCGACATGGAAAAGGCGCTGCGGTCGGCCGGTGGCGACGTCTCTGTCACCGACAAGAACTTCGCTTCGAATGTCGTCGTGGACCGGGAGCTGATCACGGGTCAGAATCCGGCGTCGGACCAAGCCATGGCCGACGCTTTGATCGAAGCCCTCGATCGCGCCGCTGCGTGA
- a CDS encoding zinc-binding alcohol dehydrogenase family protein, translating into MRAIGYQQPGTIDRTEALVDIELPDPNATGRDLLVEVKAVSVNPVDTKVRAGSGSIHGDWRVLGWDAAGVVRAVGPEVRGFEPGDEVFYAGSIGRDGTNAELHLVDERIVGKKPASLDWAEAAALPLTAITAWEALFERLSVRTPVAGAAHALLIVGGAGGVGSMAIQLARQVPELIVIATASRPETQAWVGELGAHHVIDHRQPLARQVADLGIGAPAFIFSATHTDEHIEQIAELIAPQGRFALIDDPKTLDVVPFKRKSVSTHWEFMFTRSMFETADMETQGQILSAIASLVDAGEVRTTLTERFSPINAANLKRAHQALESTTARGKIVIEGWH; encoded by the coding sequence ATGCGCGCAATCGGCTACCAGCAGCCCGGAACGATCGATCGCACGGAAGCTCTCGTCGATATCGAACTTCCCGATCCCAACGCTACCGGCCGTGATCTCCTCGTCGAGGTCAAGGCTGTCTCGGTTAACCCTGTTGACACGAAGGTGCGCGCTGGCTCGGGTTCGATCCACGGTGATTGGCGTGTCCTGGGTTGGGATGCCGCCGGTGTCGTTCGCGCTGTTGGCCCTGAAGTGCGCGGCTTCGAACCGGGCGACGAGGTGTTCTACGCGGGCAGCATTGGCCGCGATGGGACCAACGCCGAGTTGCACCTGGTCGACGAGCGCATTGTCGGGAAGAAGCCGGCCAGCCTCGATTGGGCAGAGGCAGCGGCGTTGCCGCTGACGGCGATCACCGCGTGGGAGGCCCTCTTCGAGCGATTGTCCGTGCGTACTCCTGTAGCCGGTGCAGCACATGCGCTGTTGATTGTCGGGGGTGCCGGCGGGGTAGGCTCGATGGCGATCCAGCTTGCTCGCCAGGTACCCGAGCTAATCGTCATTGCGACGGCCTCGCGCCCTGAAACGCAGGCCTGGGTGGGTGAGCTCGGTGCGCACCATGTCATCGATCATCGCCAGCCGCTGGCTCGGCAAGTGGCGGATTTGGGCATCGGCGCACCGGCTTTCATCTTCTCGGCCACGCACACCGACGAGCATATCGAGCAAATCGCCGAGCTGATCGCCCCGCAGGGACGTTTTGCGCTCATCGACGACCCCAAGACGCTCGATGTCGTACCGTTCAAACGCAAGTCGGTGTCGACCCACTGGGAGTTCATGTTCACCCGGTCCATGTTCGAGACTGCTGATATGGAAACGCAGGGTCAGATTCTGTCGGCCATCGCCAGCCTCGTGGACGCCGGTGAGGTGCGCACCACCCTCACCGAACGGTTCTCCCCCATCAACGCCGCGAACCTCAAGCGCGCGCACCAGGCGCTTGAGAGCACTACCGCACGCGGCAAGATCGTCATCGAGGGTTGGCACTGA
- a CDS encoding SDR family oxidoreductase, with protein MTIAVTGATGQLGRLVIESLKRKSTGEPIVALVRSPEKASDLGVEARAFDYTQPVTLAPALAGIDTLLLISSSEVGQREAQHRNVIEAAKTAGIKRIVYTSLLHADRSPISLGEEHRATEALLASSGIPTTLLRNGWYTENYTGSIPAALENGALVGSAGEGRLSLATRADYAQAAAIVLTSDGHEGKTYELAGDDAVTLADLAAEISRQTGRDIPYRDLPQADYAAILKQVGLPEGFAEGLAAWDVDASKGALFDDGHQLSKLIGRPTTPLADAVRAQLAAQG; from the coding sequence ATGACCATCGCCGTCACCGGCGCGACCGGCCAGCTTGGCCGCCTCGTCATCGAAAGCCTGAAGCGCAAGTCGACCGGCGAGCCGATCGTGGCGCTGGTGCGCTCGCCCGAAAAGGCCAGCGACCTGGGTGTCGAGGCACGCGCGTTCGATTACACGCAGCCTGTGACGCTCGCTCCGGCACTGGCCGGGATCGACACGTTGCTCTTGATCTCGTCGAGCGAGGTCGGGCAGCGCGAGGCACAGCACCGCAACGTCATCGAGGCCGCCAAGACGGCGGGCATCAAGCGTATCGTCTACACCAGCCTGCTGCACGCCGACCGATCGCCGATCAGCCTAGGGGAGGAGCACCGTGCGACCGAAGCGCTGCTGGCGTCCTCCGGTATCCCGACGACCCTCCTGCGCAATGGCTGGTACACCGAGAACTACACCGGCTCGATTCCCGCAGCCCTGGAGAATGGCGCGCTCGTCGGCAGCGCTGGCGAGGGACGCCTGTCGCTCGCGACCCGCGCCGATTATGCCCAAGCCGCAGCCATCGTGCTGACCAGCGACGGCCATGAGGGCAAGACCTATGAGCTGGCCGGCGACGACGCGGTGACGCTCGCCGACCTTGCCGCCGAGATATCGCGCCAGACCGGCCGCGACATCCCGTACCGCGATCTGCCGCAGGCCGATTACGCTGCGATCCTGAAGCAGGTCGGCCTGCCCGAGGGCTTCGCCGAGGGACTTGCGGCATGGGACGTCGATGCCTCGAAGGGCGCGCTGTTCGATGACGGCCACCAACTCTCGAAGCTGATCGGACGTCCGACGACACCGCTGGCCGACGCCGTGCGGGCGCAACTCGCCGCGCAGGGCTGA
- a CDS encoding LysR family transcriptional regulator, giving the protein MADRLTGMDVFVKAIRLGGISAAARDLHMSPAMAAKHLDALEARLGTTLVQRSTRRLSLTEAGTDYFEKAERILMEIGEAEAEASSRSITAQGLLRVSAPATFGVLHLASLIPAFSARHPEVTIELGFNDRYVDLLEERWDVAVRIGRLVNSALVARKLVAMRVVLCAAPSYLARRGRPTRLADLGDHDCLGHTNASLAGTTSWAFGKDGTIKVPISGSMCSDNGEALVRAAIAGQGLVYGPRFIAAEALRAGQLSELELDEPPMRLGAAYAITHPTRRPAAKTRAWIDFLAEALPALGTDW; this is encoded by the coding sequence ATGGCGGATCGGTTGACGGGTATGGACGTGTTCGTAAAGGCGATCAGGCTCGGTGGCATCTCTGCTGCCGCACGCGATCTGCACATGTCGCCGGCGATGGCGGCCAAGCACCTAGACGCCCTCGAAGCGCGGCTCGGCACCACGCTGGTCCAGCGCTCGACGCGTCGGCTGTCGCTGACCGAGGCAGGCACCGACTATTTCGAAAAGGCCGAACGTATCCTGATGGAGATCGGAGAAGCCGAGGCGGAGGCATCGTCGCGCTCGATCACTGCCCAGGGACTGCTGCGCGTCAGTGCGCCCGCCACCTTCGGCGTTCTGCACCTTGCCTCACTCATCCCTGCTTTCTCCGCACGTCATCCCGAGGTGACGATCGAACTGGGCTTCAACGATCGTTACGTCGACCTGCTGGAAGAGCGTTGGGATGTCGCCGTACGGATCGGGCGCCTCGTCAACAGTGCGCTTGTTGCCCGCAAACTCGTGGCGATGCGCGTCGTGCTGTGTGCCGCCCCCTCTTATTTGGCGAGGCGGGGAAGGCCAACCCGCCTGGCCGATCTCGGCGATCACGATTGTCTGGGCCACACCAACGCGTCGCTTGCAGGAACGACATCGTGGGCGTTCGGCAAAGACGGGACGATCAAGGTGCCGATCTCAGGATCGATGTGTTCCGACAATGGCGAGGCCTTGGTTCGCGCTGCCATCGCGGGCCAAGGGCTGGTCTATGGGCCACGCTTTATTGCGGCAGAGGCGCTTCGCGCCGGTCAGTTGAGCGAGCTTGAGCTGGACGAGCCGCCTATGAGGCTGGGGGCGGCATATGCCATCACACACCCGACGCGGCGCCCCGCCGCCAAGACGCGGGCGTGGATTGACTTCTTAGCCGAAGCACTCCCCGCTCTTGGCACCGATTGGTGA
- a CDS encoding tyrosine-type recombinase/integrase: MDRAAARRRSVAWTGAGEERPNQLSTGKTGTDLWLPVAPQLLEAIAAMQRVGLKTILVTDYGKPFSKAGFGNKMREWCDEAALPQCTAHGLRKAMARRLAESGESQQSIKSVGGWKADAEVTTYTAGVDQRRLASAAIGRLSNPDLANCATELAKHQSQPSEKKN, from the coding sequence GTGGACCGGGCAGCGGCGCGGCGACGCTCGGTTGCTTGGACCGGAGCAGGTGAAGAACGGCCAAATCAATTATCGACAGGGAAGACGGGAACGGACCTGTGGTTGCCCGTCGCTCCTCAGTTGCTTGAAGCCATCGCGGCCATGCAGCGGGTGGGCCTGAAAACCATCCTAGTCACAGATTACGGCAAGCCATTCAGCAAGGCCGGCTTTGGCAACAAGATGCGCGAGTGGTGCGACGAGGCAGCGTTGCCCCAGTGCACCGCGCACGGCCTGCGCAAAGCGATGGCGCGGCGGCTTGCGGAGAGCGGCGAGAGCCAACAGTCGATCAAGTCTGTCGGCGGCTGGAAGGCCGATGCAGAGGTCACAACCTACACCGCCGGTGTCGATCAGCGCCGGCTCGCTTCCGCTGCAATTGGCAGGCTGTCAAACCCGGATTTGGCTAATTGTGCAACCGAGTTAGCCAAGCATCAATCGCAACCCTCTGAAAAGAAGAACTAA
- a CDS encoding LysR substrate-binding domain-containing protein yields the protein MRYDLNLLPIFVALMEERSVTRAAERMGMTQPALSNALSRLRLMLQDQLFVRERYGIQPTPIALELSPLIAEALAQLDDAVIGQQAFDPAQAERLFTIAPNGYVEFVLVPAIVARLEKVAPGIKLRLTPYGNDLVETGVVSGTTALVLGRIVDPPDNLVVQHLMDEGLACAVRADHPGVGDVMTREQFETMKHVNIVPPGRMRAGLFQALAQQQLKRDVAISVTNFFAVAEMVAVTDYCATLPSLICRRLMHDPRLKILPAPVDLGSFPVEMAWHVRYRHDPAHRWLRALIGAVITDLTGKTAAAITPSPA from the coding sequence ATGCGCTACGATCTGAACCTGCTGCCGATCTTCGTCGCGTTGATGGAGGAGCGCAGCGTCACGCGGGCTGCCGAGCGCATGGGCATGACGCAGCCCGCCCTGTCTAACGCCCTATCGCGTCTACGACTGATGCTTCAGGACCAGCTGTTCGTCCGCGAGCGCTACGGCATCCAGCCGACCCCGATCGCGCTTGAACTCTCACCGCTGATCGCCGAGGCACTCGCCCAGCTCGACGACGCGGTCATCGGTCAGCAGGCCTTCGACCCCGCACAGGCCGAACGGCTCTTCACGATTGCGCCAAACGGCTATGTCGAGTTCGTCCTCGTCCCCGCTATCGTGGCGCGCCTGGAGAAGGTCGCCCCCGGCATAAAGCTTCGTCTGACGCCCTACGGGAACGATCTTGTGGAAACAGGGGTCGTGTCGGGCACGACGGCGCTCGTGCTGGGCCGCATCGTCGATCCGCCCGACAACCTCGTCGTCCAGCACCTGATGGACGAAGGGCTCGCCTGCGCCGTCCGTGCCGACCATCCGGGCGTCGGCGATGTCATGACGCGCGAGCAGTTCGAGACGATGAAGCATGTCAACATCGTGCCGCCCGGACGGATGCGCGCCGGGCTGTTCCAGGCGCTGGCGCAGCAGCAGCTGAAGCGCGACGTCGCAATCTCCGTGACAAACTTCTTCGCGGTAGCCGAGATGGTGGCGGTGACCGACTATTGCGCCACCTTGCCCTCGCTCATCTGCAGGCGGCTGATGCACGACCCCCGGCTGAAGATCCTGCCGGCTCCGGTCGACCTTGGCAGCTTTCCCGTGGAAATGGCTTGGCACGTCCGCTATCGGCATGATCCCGCACACCGCTGGTTACGGGCGCTGATCGGCGCGGTCATCACCGACCTCACGGGGAAGACGGCAGCGGCAATCACGCCGTCGCCAGCCTGA
- a CDS encoding SDR family NAD(P)-dependent oxidoreductase, translated as MNIDLSGKTALVTGSTAGIGFAIAKGLTAAGAIVVLNGRDESRTQEAVAKLKREFGDADVRGVAGDVGTEAGCDAIVSALPAVDILVNNAGIFGPQDFFETPDAEWERFFRVNVLSGVRLSRAYLPGMRDKGWGRVLFLSSESGLNIPADMIHYGVTKTADLALSRGLAKRMAGTGITVNAILPGPTLSEGVAEILADEVTSGKSLEEAGADFVKAHRPSSIIRRAATVEEVANLCVYIASPQASATTGAALRVDGGVVDTIA; from the coding sequence ATGAACATCGACCTTTCCGGCAAGACGGCGCTCGTGACCGGTTCGACGGCCGGCATTGGCTTTGCGATTGCGAAGGGGTTGACGGCGGCCGGGGCGATCGTCGTCCTGAACGGGCGCGACGAGAGCCGCACCCAGGAGGCTGTTGCCAAGCTGAAGCGTGAGTTCGGGGATGCCGATGTGCGCGGTGTGGCCGGAGACGTCGGAACGGAAGCCGGATGCGATGCCATCGTATCTGCGCTTCCGGCGGTCGACATCCTGGTCAACAATGCCGGCATCTTCGGCCCGCAGGACTTCTTCGAGACGCCGGACGCGGAGTGGGAACGCTTCTTCCGGGTCAATGTGCTGTCGGGCGTGCGCCTGTCCCGAGCCTATCTGCCCGGGATGCGGGACAAGGGCTGGGGTCGCGTGCTGTTCCTGTCCTCGGAATCCGGCCTAAACATCCCGGCGGACATGATCCACTACGGCGTGACCAAGACCGCCGACCTTGCCCTATCGCGTGGCCTAGCCAAGCGCATGGCAGGTACGGGTATAACAGTGAATGCCATCCTTCCCGGTCCGACATTGTCGGAGGGCGTGGCCGAAATACTGGCGGACGAGGTGACCTCGGGCAAATCGTTGGAAGAGGCTGGCGCCGATTTCGTCAAGGCGCACCGACCGTCCTCGATTATTCGGCGTGCTGCCACGGTCGAGGAAGTCGCCAACCTGTGCGTCTACATCGCCTCTCCACAGGCGTCCGCGACCACCGGTGCGGCGCTACGCGTTGACGGCGGTGTGGTGGATACGATCGCCTGA
- a CDS encoding SDR family oxidoreductase — protein MTKGIEGKVVLITGGSTGIGAETARLLAERGAKVAIAARRKDKLDEVVAQIAENGGTARAYALDVTDKSAVQSVVAAIVADFGRLDVLINNAGLMPIRPMAEVNTDEWDQMIDVNLKGTLYGIAAALPGFLEQGSGHIINLSSVAGIKVFAPGGTVYSGTKFAVSAISEGLRQEVGEKVRVTSIEPGAVESDLKFTTSGTAAETVLDFYKQAIPAASVARAIAFAVEQPDDVDVNAIVIRPTAQQF, from the coding sequence ATGACCAAAGGTATCGAAGGCAAGGTTGTTCTCATCACCGGCGGGAGCACCGGCATCGGCGCCGAGACCGCGCGTCTTCTCGCCGAACGCGGTGCGAAGGTCGCCATCGCCGCACGGCGCAAGGACAAGCTCGACGAGGTCGTCGCGCAGATCGCCGAGAACGGCGGAACGGCACGCGCCTATGCGCTCGACGTCACCGACAAGTCGGCGGTCCAGTCCGTCGTCGCCGCGATCGTCGCCGACTTCGGCCGTCTCGACGTACTGATCAACAACGCCGGTCTGATGCCGATCCGTCCGATGGCCGAGGTCAACACCGACGAGTGGGACCAGATGATCGACGTCAATTTGAAGGGCACGCTCTACGGCATCGCCGCGGCTCTTCCCGGCTTCCTGGAGCAGGGCAGCGGCCACATCATCAACCTGAGTTCGGTCGCCGGCATCAAGGTCTTTGCCCCGGGCGGCACGGTCTATTCCGGCACCAAGTTCGCCGTCAGCGCGATCAGCGAAGGTCTTCGCCAGGAGGTGGGCGAGAAGGTCCGCGTCACGTCGATCGAGCCCGGAGCCGTCGAGAGCGACCTGAAGTTCACGACGTCGGGTACGGCTGCTGAGACGGTGCTGGACTTCTACAAGCAGGCCATCCCGGCGGCATCGGTGGCGCGTGCTATCGCGTTCGCTGTCGAACAACCTGATGACGTCGACGTCAACGCGATCGTCATCCGGCCGACCGCACAGCAGTTCTGA
- a CDS encoding amidohydrolase, which produces MTRFRTAVTALLLGTLIAPQAALAQAGKALKREAEDKVDAQAKDIQVMVDQVFSFAEPGFQEVRTSAYLEDVLEKAGFTVTRGVAGIPTAFTATWGEGGPLIALGSDIDGLLGVSQYPGMAEAKAMVEGGPGHGEGHNAGLPLVIAAAIATKSVMEKHHIPGRLMIWPGVAEELLATKAYYVRDGLFKGVDACIFTHVSSEFGTAYGDFGMNGMVSVEYQFKGKTAHSAGMPWEGRSALDAVELMNTSWNYRREHLPVTQRSHYVITDGGGQPNIVPATASVWYYFRDRSFGAIKSMFETGNEISEAAAKSTGTTVTHRVLGYAAPNFGNKPMAEAAYANIAAVGMPRWSADDQLFAKAVQQANQRKVEPLKAKVSDLSTPENRPQSIGGGSDDIGDIMWAVPTITIRFPSNVPNMIGHHLTSAMAMATPIAHKGAVAGAKAVAMTVLDLMTSPKLLAQAKSYFQDVQLKTDTYAPLITAQDKPAIWLNEKVMRDMRPQLEKFYYDPARYPSYLEQLGINYPNTSPIVKPAS; this is translated from the coding sequence ATGACGAGGTTCCGCACCGCCGTGACCGCGCTGTTGCTCGGGACACTGATCGCGCCGCAGGCTGCGCTGGCGCAGGCTGGCAAGGCGCTGAAGCGCGAGGCCGAGGACAAGGTCGATGCGCAAGCCAAGGACATCCAGGTGATGGTCGACCAGGTGTTCAGTTTCGCCGAACCCGGTTTCCAGGAGGTGCGCACCTCGGCGTATCTGGAGGATGTGCTGGAGAAAGCGGGCTTCACCGTGACGCGCGGCGTCGCGGGCATCCCGACCGCCTTCACCGCGACCTGGGGCGAGGGCGGCCCGCTGATCGCGCTCGGCAGCGACATCGACGGGCTGCTGGGCGTATCGCAATATCCCGGCATGGCCGAGGCCAAGGCGATGGTCGAGGGTGGGCCGGGCCACGGCGAGGGGCACAATGCCGGGCTGCCGCTGGTGATCGCCGCTGCGATCGCGACCAAGTCGGTGATGGAGAAGCACCACATCCCGGGCCGGCTGATGATCTGGCCCGGCGTCGCGGAGGAGTTGCTCGCGACCAAGGCCTATTATGTCCGCGATGGGCTGTTCAAGGGCGTCGACGCCTGCATCTTCACGCATGTCAGCAGCGAGTTCGGCACCGCTTACGGCGACTTCGGCATGAACGGGATGGTTTCGGTCGAGTACCAGTTCAAGGGCAAGACCGCGCATTCGGCGGGGATGCCGTGGGAAGGGCGCTCGGCGCTGGATGCGGTCGAGCTGATGAACACCTCGTGGAACTACCGCCGCGAGCATCTGCCGGTCACGCAGCGCTCGCATTACGTCATCACGGATGGCGGCGGGCAGCCGAACATCGTGCCCGCCACCGCGTCGGTCTGGTATTACTTCCGCGACCGCAGCTTCGGCGCGATCAAGTCGATGTTCGAGACCGGCAACGAGATTTCGGAGGCCGCCGCGAAATCGACCGGCACTACGGTGACCCACCGCGTGCTGGGTTATGCCGCGCCAAATTTCGGCAACAAGCCGATGGCCGAAGCCGCTTATGCCAATATTGCCGCCGTCGGAATGCCGCGCTGGTCGGCCGACGATCAGCTGTTCGCCAAGGCGGTGCAACAGGCCAACCAGCGCAAGGTCGAGCCACTCAAGGCGAAGGTCAGCGACCTGTCGACCCCCGAGAACCGCCCGCAGTCGATCGGCGGCGGTTCGGACGATATCGGCGACATCATGTGGGCGGTGCCGACGATCACGATCCGCTTTCCGTCGAATGTGCCGAACATGATTGGCCACCATCTCACCTCGGCGATGGCGATGGCGACCCCGATTGCGCATAAAGGCGCTGTCGCCGGGGCGAAAGCGGTGGCGATGACGGTGCTCGACCTGATGACCTCGCCCAAGCTGCTGGCGCAGGCGAAAAGTTACTTTCAGGATGTGCAACTCAAGACCGACACCTACGCGCCGCTGATCACCGCGCAGGACAAGCCCGCGATCTGGCTCAACGAGAAAGTGATGCGCGACATGCGCCCGCAGCTTGAAAAATTCTACTACGACCCGGCGCGCTACCCGAGCTACCTCGAGCAACTGGGTATCAACTATCCAAATACCTCCCCGATCGTAAAGCCTGCGTCGTGA
- a CDS encoding antibiotic biosynthesis monooxygenase, which produces MPKLALYVPLKAKPGKERDVANFLTSALPLVQAEAGTLTWYAIEEGPGAYAIFDTFDTEEDRQAHLDGKVAAALMDKAEELFSEPPQIHKFTLLAAK; this is translated from the coding sequence ATGCCCAAACTTGCCCTGTATGTACCACTGAAGGCCAAGCCCGGAAAAGAGCGTGATGTCGCCAATTTTCTGACCTCGGCATTGCCCCTCGTTCAAGCTGAGGCGGGCACTCTGACCTGGTATGCAATCGAGGAAGGTCCCGGTGCGTACGCGATCTTCGATACGTTCGACACAGAGGAGGATCGGCAGGCCCACCTTGACGGCAAGGTTGCCGCCGCACTGATGGACAAGGCAGAAGAACTTTTTTCTGAACCGCCGCAAATTCACAAGTTCACCCTGCTGGCCGCGAAATAG